Sequence from the Armatimonadota bacterium genome:
CGAGGGCGGCTGTGCCACACAAGCACCCCATGAAGACGCTGATACACACCTGCTGCGGGCCGTGCTTGCTGCCGGTGGCGCGCAAGTTGCGCGCCGACGGGCGCGAGCCGGCGGCGTATTTCTACAACCCCAACATCCACCCGCAGGCCGAGCACGCCCGCCGGCTGGAGGCATTCCGTGGGGCGTGCGCCCAGCTGGGCATCGCCCTCTTGCCGCCGCCGGAATACGAACCGCGGGTCTTCTTTCGCGCCGTGACCTTCCGCGAGGACGAGCGCTGCCGGCTGTGCTACCGGGTGCGCATGTTCGAGGCGGCGCTGGCGACCCGCGACGAGGGCATAGCGGTCTTCACCACCACCCTGCTGGTCAGCCCCTACCAGGACCAGGACCGCATCCGCGAGGCGGGAGCAACGGCGGCGGAGGCCGCGGGCGTGAAGTTCCACTTCGAGGATTTCCGGCCGCTGTTCGCGCAGGTGCGGGAGCTGGCCGAGGAGCTGGGGCTCTACCGCCAGACGTACTGCGGCTGCCTGTACAGCGAGATCGAGGCGGAGCGATCGCGCCGCACCAAGCGGGAGCGTCGCCGTGCCCGGGCCTGACCGCCGGGGCCGGACGCCGGTCGCGCTGAGCGCGGTGCTGACGATCATCTCTTCGCTGATCGCGTGGCGGCGCTGACGCGATGCGCCTCTCCGACTTCGAGTACGATCTACCCCCGGAGCTCATCGCCCAATCGCCCGTGCGCCCGCGCGACCATTCGCGGCTGCTGGTTCTCGATCGCCGGACGGGAGCGATCCAGCATCGCCGGTTCCGGGACCTGCCTGACTACCTGCGAGCCGACGACGTCGCCGTGTTCAACGACACGCGGGTCATCCCGGCGCGACTGCGGGGGCGACGGGAGCCGTCGGGTGGGGCGGTGGAGGCGCTGCTGCTGCGCGAGCTCGAGCCGGGAATATGGGAGGCCCTGGTGCGGCCGGGACGGCGGGTGCGCGTGGGCGATGAGCTGCGGTTCGGCGACGAGCTGCGGGCGCGGGTGCTCGCGCTTTACGCAGGAGCAATGGAGCGCGCGGCGGGCGGGAGGCGTCGCCTCGCGTTTTCGTCCCCCGGGGAGCTCGACCAGGCGCTGGAGCGGGCGGGCGAGGTGCCGCTGCCGCCCTACGTCCACCGCCCGCCGGAGCGCGCGGACGACTACCAGACGATATACGCGCGACGGCGGGGTTCGAGCGCGGCGCCGACCGCCGGGCTGCACTTCACGCCGCGGATGATGCGGGCATTGGAGCAGCGCGGGGCGGGCATGGCGTGGGTGACGCTGCACATCGGGCTGGGCACCTTCCGCCCCATCCGCGAGCAGGAAGTGGAGCGCCACGAGATGCACTCCGAGTGGTGCTCGGTGCCGGCGGCCGCGATTGAGGCGGTGGCCGAGGCGCGCGGGCGAGGCGGGCGCTGCGTCGCGGTAGGTACGACTACGGCGCGCGCCCTGGAGACCGCGGCGCGCGGTGGCGAGCTGCAGGCCTTCGACGGCGAGACCGACCTCTTCATCATGCCCGGATACGGCTTCCGAGTGGTGGACGTGCTGTTGACCAACTTCCATCTGCCGCGCTCGACGCTGCTGGTGCTGGTTTGCGCCTTCGCGGGGCGAGCGCACACGCTGGCGGCATACCGCGAGGCGGTGCGGGAGGGCTATCGCTTCCTCAGCTTCGGGGACGCGATGCTGGTAACGTAGGGGCGGCCCTGCGACCCGTTCGCAGTAGGGGCGACTCGGCGAGTCGCCCCTACTGCCGGCGCCCCGCGACGTAGAACGCGCGCTCGGTGCGCGGGCCCGCGGGCAGGAAGGTATAGGCCTCGAATACGCCTTCGAGGATGAACCCGGCGCGCTCCAACATCGCGGTGACTTCGGCCTCGGTATAGCCGCGCTGGTAATGGGTTTCCTCGAAATGCACGCCGTCGTCGGCCCAGAACTCCATGTCCACGCGGGCGAGGCGCGCGGCCGCATCCCAGCGGCTGCGCCAGCTGTAGCGCACCTCGCGCTCGGGGGACAGGCTTTGCTGGGTGAACAGCTCCTGCTCGAGCGAACGGACGGTATTGAGGTCGAAGATGAGCGGGCCGCCAGCAGCCAGCGCGGTCGCCGCACCGTCGAATGCCGACTGCAGCCGCGCGGGCTCCAGGAGGTAGTTGAAGCTGTCGTAGAGGCAGATGGCGGCATCAAACGACGCCGGCGGAAAGCTCAATTCGGCGGCGTCGCGCTGGAGGAACTGGAGGTCGAGGACGCGCTCCCGCGCCTTGCGCCGCGCCTGCTCCAGCATCGGCGCGGAGAGGTCAACGCCGGTGACCTGGTAGCCGCGCTCCGCCAGCAAGATGGCCACCGATCCCGTGCCGGTGGCGATGTCGAGGATGCGCCGGGGCGTCACCCGCAGGTGCTCGAAGATCTCCTCGA
This genomic interval carries:
- a CDS encoding class I SAM-dependent methyltransferase; amino-acid sequence: MSDCAFTSVAPYYDALMSNVPYDMWADYIEEIFEHLRVTPRRILDIATGTGSVAILLAERGYQVTGVDLSAPMLEQARRKARERVLDLQFLQRDAAELSFPPASFDAAICLYDSFNYLLEPARLQSAFDGAATALAAGGPLIFDLNTVRSLEQELFTQQSLSPEREVRYSWRSRWDAAARLARVDMEFWADDGVHFEETHYQRGYTEAEVTAMLERAGFILEGVFEAYTFLPAGPRTERAFYVAGRRQ
- the queA gene encoding tRNA preQ1(34) S-adenosylmethionine ribosyltransferase-isomerase QueA; its protein translation is MRLSDFEYDLPPELIAQSPVRPRDHSRLLVLDRRTGAIQHRRFRDLPDYLRADDVAVFNDTRVIPARLRGRREPSGGAVEALLLRELEPGIWEALVRPGRRVRVGDELRFGDELRARVLALYAGAMERAAGGRRRLAFSSPGELDQALERAGEVPLPPYVHRPPERADDYQTIYARRRGSSAAPTAGLHFTPRMMRALEQRGAGMAWVTLHIGLGTFRPIREQEVERHEMHSEWCSVPAAAIEAVAEARGRGGRCVAVGTTTARALETAARGGELQAFDGETDLFIMPGYGFRVVDVLLTNFHLPRSTLLVLVCAFAGRAHTLAAYREAVREGYRFLSFGDAMLVT
- a CDS encoding epoxyqueuosine reductase QueH yields the protein MKTLIHTCCGPCLLPVARKLRADGREPAAYFYNPNIHPQAEHARRLEAFRGACAQLGIALLPPPEYEPRVFFRAVTFREDERCRLCYRVRMFEAALATRDEGIAVFTTTLLVSPYQDQDRIREAGATAAEAAGVKFHFEDFRPLFAQVRELAEELGLYRQTYCGCLYSEIEAERSRRTKRERRRARA